Part of the Lotus japonicus ecotype B-129 chromosome 6, LjGifu_v1.2 genome, gctccAGGTATGTTCAGACAGTTCAGTATTCAAACACATGCATTTTTGTTTTACTTGGCATATATGAACACTAGGATTCTAGAATAGAATAAGACAATGTTGAAAGTGTGGAAGATTTTCAATTATTGAATACAATGTAACATGTTTGTTTAATTATAGAATGAAACAAAATAGAACTATGTCTTGTTTGATTGTTAGATTTTCCTTGCAGATTATGTAGTTCCCAAACTGGAAAGACTACAAATATCGAAAGAATTACCCGTGTCGTCTTGTTCCCTTGAAAGAAAGGATAAGGCTACACCTATTAAAAGACCTGATAGTGGCGGGACGTTAGCGGTTTTAACGACCAGGCTTCGGGTGAATCATTTCCCTGTTAAGTTCGATCCGGAGGGTGTAATATTGCATTATAATGTTGCGGTCCGACCGAAGTTTTCGTCGAAGGTTGGTAAGCCTCAGAAGTTGTCCAAGTCTGATCTGTCGATGGTTAGAGAGAAATTGTTCTCTGATGATCCCGAGAGGCTGCCATTGGATATGACTGCTTATGACGGTGCGAACACGATATTTAGTGCGGTACATTTACCGGAAGAGACGTTTACCGTGGAGATCACTGAAGGAGAGGATGAGAAGACTGTTTCGTATAGTGTTAGCATATCACTTGTTAACAAGCTCAGGCTTCGCAAGTTAATGGACTATCTTTGTGCGCACACCATCTCAATTCCTAGGGATATTTTACATGGGATGGATGTTGTGGTGAGAGAAAATCCAGCAAGGCGCACAATTTCTGTGGGACGACATTTCTATCCTTCAAATCCTCCTTTGGTAATGAAGGATCTTCACCATGGAAATATTGCTGTAGGGGGGTTTCAGCATAGTTTAAAGCCTACATCTCAGGGTCTGTCCTTATGTGTAGACTACTCTGTTTTGGCTTTCCGAAAACAGATGTCAGTCTTGGATTTCTTGCACGAGTGCATTGATAATTTTAAATTGGTTGAATTTTATCACTTCAGGAAATATGTTGAGGAGGCACTTATTGGATTAAAAGTTAATGTGACCCACCGCAAATCCAAACAGAAATATGTTATAGCAGGATTAACTCCTAAAGTTACAAGGTATGTCACTTTCCCCATTGACGATACCAAGGGCTGGAATCTCTCTAAGGATGTTAGTCTTCTTAGCTTTTTTAAAGACAAATATGGCAAGGACATTGTATACAAAGATATTCCTTGCTTGGATTTAGGGAAAGGCAATAAAAAGAACTATGTACCCATGGAATTTTGTGTTTTAGTTGATGGTCAAAGATGTACCAGAGAGCATTTGGGTGGTGTTGCTGCAAACACATTGAAAGCAATGTCATTGGCTCACCCAAATGAGAGGGAGAGTGCAATACAAAAGATGGTGCAGTCAAGTGATGGACCTTGCGGGTAAGGGTCATATTTAATTGTATTATTTGTAGATGTGTATGCCTCTTTCGAACTTGTATTATTACTTTCATCTCATGGGTTCTTAGTTACGGTTGCATACTTGCATGAAATGACAATCGTGACTTTTTATTTAAAGGTCAAAATTGCATGTTTCATTCACCCTTCATTTTTTGCCCATGTGTGGATTAGGGCATACGATTTAGAAAGGTGAAAACGATTCCCTGAACTTAATACCAGGTGAACTGTGCAAGTCACTGGAACAAGTCTGGTCCACATACTCTGGCAGTGGAAGTTGGTGGATTCTTTGGATCATCTAAATGAGAGATTAATCAGAAGAAATTTAATAATAGGAAAGAAAAACTTAGTTGCTACCAGGAAAGAACTACAATTTGCTCTTCACAGAAACCTTCAAAGTTCAAATGTATTATGACTAGGAAAACAAATGGACTCAGGTTTCCTCGGAAGACCAGGAggaatattatatttaattgtgTTCCTAGCGAATTATCAAATCGACTACTAGATTTGTTGGTGAACAATAAGAATTGCCCTGCTACAGTCCTATGAAACTCCTAATGAAGTTTGACTTGTGctctgaaattttattttttagtgaGGATGGCTAATTTTCCAATCATGAAATCGGTAAACATAATGAGTGATGACTCTGCGTAGTATTAATTGCTATAGCTTGGCATATAAGTATAAACACACATGTTTTGTTTTCATTGCTTCATAAGGGATGGATTTTCAACTTTACAATCCTTTATCTTTCTTATGTGAGTGCTGGAAGTGATTAGATGGAATATATATTTGTCAACATAAGAATTGGTTTTTTCAGTTAATGTCTGTGGACATATTTGTGATTCTGTAATGGGTCTTCTATCTTGATTTTCTAATTTGTTCGAAACATATCTTACTAACTTACAATGTCTTCTTTGGCAGTGGTGATCTTATTCAAAATTTCGGAATGAGTGTCAACACAACTATGACAACCATTGTAGGCCGTGTAATTTGTCCCCCTGAATTGAAGTTAGGTGATCCAAATGGAAAAAATATCAAGATAACAGTGGACATGGAGAAGTGTCACTGGAACCTTGCTGGAAGATCAATGGTGGAAGGCAAAGCAATTGAGCGTTGGGGCATTCTTGACTTCACCAGTTATGGGCCTTATAAATACAAATTAAGAGCAAAGGAATTCATTCAAAAGCTTATTGGTAAATACAAAAAATTGGGTATAAACATGCAGGAGCCTATTTGGTATGAAGAATCTTCAACGACGATACTTGCAAGTTATGACTTGCTATCTGAGTTACTtgcaaaaataaacaacatttGTAAATATAACCAAGGTCGCCTACAATTTCTTCTTTGTGTAATGGCTAAAAAAAGTTCGGGATATAAGTACCTCAAGTGGATTTCTGAGACCAAAATTGGTATAGTGACACAATGCTGCTTGTCCAGTAGTGCTAATGAAGGCGAGGATAAATTTTATACTAATTTGGCTCTCAAGATCAATGCCAAGCTTGGAGGCAGTAATGTGGAGCTCAGTAATAGGCTCCCTTACTTTGAGGGTGAAGGTCATGTTATGTTTGTGGGGGCTGATGTCAATCATCCCGGTTCTCGGGACACGAGGAGTCCATCAATTGCTGCTGTGGTTGCAACTGTTAATTGGCCTGCTGCAAATCGCTATGCGGCACGTGTTTGTCCTCAGTACAATCGATGTGAGAAAATATTGAACTTTGGGGAGGTTTGCCTTGAACTTGTTACATGTTATTGTAGAATAAATGGAGTCAGGCCAGAAAGAATTGTTGTTTTCCGCGACGGGGTGAGTGAATACCAGTTTGACATGGTTCTTAATGAAGAGCTGCTGGATTTGAAGAAAGCATTCCAAAGATTAAATTACTTCCCTACAATCACTCTTATTGTAGCACAGAAACGACATCACACTCGATTTTTTCCAGAGGGTTGGAGGGATGGGTCTTCTAGCGGTAATATTTTGCCGGGAACAATTGTGGACACCAAAGTTACACACCCTTTTGAGTTTGACTTTTATCTTTGTAGTTACTATGGTAGCCTAGGTACAAGTAAGCCTACTCATTACCATGTCTTATGGGATGAGCACAAGTTCAAATCTGATGAATTGCAGAAGCTCATATATGAGATGTGCTTCACCTTTGCAAGATGTACTAAACCTGTATCATTAGTTCCTCCTGTGTACTATGCTGATCTTGCTGCTTATAGAGGACGGCTATACCATGAAGCCAGGGTTGGGATGCAATCCCAGAAGTCAGcagcatcttcatcttccaaagATTCATTTGAACAGGGATTGTACAGGTTGCATGCTGACCTCGAAAACATCATGTTCTTCATCTGATGGACCTATCATCCACTCTTCTAGAAGTTGGGGAAATGCATACAACTTCTCTTATGTATAGACAATGTTTGCTTCCTGGGGTGTTTAATATGGATATGAACTATAAGTACTACTTGTATCATTCTTATAAGGCTCAACTTAGATTATgtttttaagaaaatatttaaGGAGGTtaactaatatttttattttcaaaaaatgcaTACAATCTTCTATATTTACTCTGTGCTTAAAAGCACTTTTAGTCCCCCACTTATAtcttttgtgcaattttggtcctaAAACTTAAAAAATTGCATTTTTTATCTCACACGTTTAACTCAATTAGCACTTTTAGTTTTCTGTCCAATTCCGTCAAGAATTTAACATAATCTgggtaaaataattaattaaaatattaaaatccaTAACATTCATATTCATAgagttcttcatcttcttctaaaATCTTCAAAAGTGCTAGCAAAGGTAAATGTGTGGGTCTAAGAGTGCAATTTTCAAAGTTTTATGACCAAAACTGCACaaaggattttttttataagtcaaatGAGTTATATTGAAATAAAGTACGAGGGGTACTTCAACTCAATACAAAGAGAAAATGAGggggaaaaaaaacaaaaagaactaAAAGAATAAAGTGGGGGACCAAACGTGCTTTCAAACATTTACTCTTGAGCAGTGTTATAGAAAATTAATTACTAATGATTATCAAAATTTtaagagaaaaaggatgatgcaccgacagtgtaaagttttttttacaccgttaaccaatcagatttcaagaatgtgtcacgtcaattaatgaaattaaataaaaaagagatattttctcacatccttgaaatctgattggttgatgatgtaaaaaaattttacaccgttagtacatagaaattaaactcaaattTTAATAATTGCATGATAAATATACTTAGAAGAAAATATTTAACCGTAGATCTTATATAAAGAAAATATTTCTAAAAGTAAAAAGTCTTATCGTAGTTTTTTTCAAGTAAAAAAGACTTATTAGAGACAGAAAGTTTT contains:
- the LOC130725785 gene encoding protein argonaute 2-like; translated protein: METGDGGKRTQPPPEEVTLQPEWRRRSGKPENIVLQPEWRRPRPSPEPRQQEQQPEPEWRRSTPTPTTTVWEPEWRRSRRSSSNQKPLGSSSGGGVERVRDLNDSWRRAPASASAPDYVVPKLERLQISKELPVSSCSLERKDKATPIKRPDSGGTLAVLTTRLRVNHFPVKFDPEGVILHYNVAVRPKFSSKVGKPQKLSKSDLSMVREKLFSDDPERLPLDMTAYDGANTIFSAVHLPEETFTVEITEGEDEKTVSYSVSISLVNKLRLRKLMDYLCAHTISIPRDILHGMDVVVRENPARRTISVGRHFYPSNPPLVMKDLHHGNIAVGGFQHSLKPTSQGLSLCVDYSVLAFRKQMSVLDFLHECIDNFKLVEFYHFRKYVEEALIGLKVNVTHRKSKQKYVIAGLTPKVTRYVTFPIDDTKGWNLSKDVSLLSFFKDKYGKDIVYKDIPCLDLGKGNKKNYVPMEFCVLVDGQRCTREHLGGVAANTLKAMSLAHPNERESAIQKMVQSSDGPCGGDLIQNFGMSVNTTMTTIVGRVICPPELKLGDPNGKNIKITVDMEKCHWNLAGRSMVEGKAIERWGILDFTSYGPYKYKLRAKEFIQKLIGKYKKLGINMQEPIWYEESSTTILASYDLLSELLAKINNICKYNQGRLQFLLCVMAKKSSGYKYLKWISETKIGIVTQCCLSSSANEGEDKFYTNLALKINAKLGGSNVELSNRLPYFEGEGHVMFVGADVNHPGSRDTRSPSIAAVVATVNWPAANRYAARVCPQYNRCEKILNFGEVCLELVTCYCRINGVRPERIVVFRDGVSEYQFDMVLNEELLDLKKAFQRLNYFPTITLIVAQKRHHTRFFPEGWRDGSSSGNILPGTIVDTKVTHPFEFDFYLCSYYGSLGTSKPTHYHVLWDEHKFKSDELQKLIYEMCFTFARCTKPVSLVPPVYYADLAAYRGRLYHEARVGMQSQKSAASSSSKDSFEQGLYRLHADLENIMFFI